A part of Desulfofundulus salinus genomic DNA contains:
- a CDS encoding carboxymuconolactone decarboxylase family protein, with amino-acid sequence MDVQKTLENFNQGVGKLAKELPRVMKGFRDLHEAVISDGALSAKQKELIAVGIAVAIRCHYCIAVHVAKALELGATREEIMEAVGVAVLMGGGPAAAYATEALQVLDSLAGKS; translated from the coding sequence ATGGACGTACAAAAAACACTGGAGAACTTTAACCAGGGTGTGGGCAAGCTGGCCAAAGAGCTGCCCAGGGTTATGAAGGGATTCCGGGATTTGCACGAAGCCGTCATCAGCGACGGAGCCCTCAGCGCCAAACAAAAGGAGTTAATTGCCGTAGGCATTGCTGTGGCCATAAGGTGCCACTACTGCATAGCCGTCCATGTGGCCAAAGCCCTGGAACTGGGTGCCACCCGGGAAGAAATTATGGAAGCAGTTGGCGTGGCCGTATTGATGGGCGGCGGGCCGGCGGCTGCCTACGCCACGGAAGCCCTGCAGGTACTGGACTCCCTGGCGGGAAAAAGTTAG
- a CDS encoding electron transfer flavoprotein subunit beta/FixA family protein has translation MKVVVFTKQTFDTEAKITLDAQGKINPEGVSLIMNPYDEFAVEEALRIKEKTKGEVTVVSMGGPKAQDVLRQALAMGADRAVLITPELEEIDEYTTATILARAVSRMEYDLILGGWRAIDDGSAQVAGRVAEILGLPVVNMVIKLEIDGGKALATREIEGGSEVVEVPLPAVITAQKGLNEPRYPTMKGIMQAKKKPMEKLALSDLGLTAEEVAPKVRALKYFLPSPRAQGKIVPGEPAEAAAALVRLLREEAKVI, from the coding sequence ATGAAGGTAGTAGTATTCACCAAACAAACCTTTGACACGGAAGCCAAAATCACCCTCGACGCGCAGGGCAAAATCAACCCGGAAGGCGTCAGCCTGATCATGAACCCCTACGATGAATTTGCCGTGGAAGAAGCCCTGCGCATCAAGGAAAAAACCAAAGGGGAAGTAACCGTGGTCAGTATGGGCGGTCCAAAGGCCCAGGACGTCCTGCGCCAGGCCCTGGCCATGGGCGCCGACCGGGCCGTGCTCATCACCCCCGAACTGGAAGAAATAGACGAATACACCACGGCCACCATCCTGGCCAGAGCCGTATCCCGCATGGAATACGACCTCATTTTGGGCGGCTGGCGGGCCATCGACGACGGCTCCGCCCAGGTAGCCGGGCGGGTGGCGGAAATCCTGGGACTGCCGGTGGTCAACATGGTCATCAAGCTGGAAATAGATGGCGGCAAGGCCCTGGCCACCCGGGAAATTGAAGGGGGCAGCGAAGTGGTGGAAGTGCCCCTGCCCGCGGTGATCACCGCCCAGAAAGGGTTAAACGAACCCCGCTATCCCACCATGAAGGGCATCATGCAGGCCAAAAAGAAACCCATGGAAAAACTCGCTCTGAGCGACCTGGGGCTTACCGCGGAAGAAGTAGCGCCCAAAGTGCGCGCCCTCAAATACTTCCTGCCCTCCCCCAGGGCACAAGGAAAGATCGTACCCGGAGAACCGGCAGAAGCTGCCGCCGCCCTGGTGCGGCTTCTGCGGGAAGAAGCAAAGGTCATCTAA
- the argC gene encoding N-acetyl-gamma-glutamyl-phosphate reductase, giving the protein MVIKASIIGATGYAGAELVRLLSAHPQVELVGLTTQSYAGKAFWEVYPHLYGYVDLVCEEQDLPALVARSDVIFTALPHGHAMAVAREVIDGGKALVDLGADFRLHDPVVYQDWYKVEHTAAELLPRAVYGLPEIHRDEIRSARLVANPGCYPTSVILALAPLLKEGLVETGTIIIDSKSGVSGAGRGLSLNTHYCEVNESIKAYGVAVHRHTPEIEQELSALAGKKVLVSFTPHLTPMIRGILSTIYARLTRLKSTEEILTLYREFYRQEKFVRVLPAGMLPATKMVAGSNHCDIGLVVDRRTGRVVIISAIDNLIKGAAGQAVQNMNIMFGLAEDTGLYGPGVYP; this is encoded by the coding sequence ATGGTTATTAAAGCAAGCATTATCGGGGCCACCGGCTATGCCGGTGCCGAACTGGTCAGGTTGTTAAGTGCCCACCCGCAGGTGGAGCTGGTGGGATTGACCACCCAGAGTTATGCCGGCAAGGCTTTCTGGGAGGTTTACCCCCACCTTTACGGGTATGTGGACCTGGTTTGCGAGGAGCAAGATTTGCCGGCCCTGGTGGCCAGAAGCGACGTTATATTTACGGCCCTGCCCCACGGCCATGCCATGGCCGTGGCCCGGGAAGTCATTGATGGGGGAAAAGCCCTGGTGGACCTGGGAGCGGATTTCCGCCTCCACGACCCTGTAGTTTACCAGGACTGGTATAAGGTCGAACACACAGCCGCGGAGCTGTTGCCCCGGGCGGTGTACGGCTTGCCGGAGATCCACCGGGACGAAATCCGTTCCGCCCGGCTGGTGGCCAATCCGGGTTGTTACCCCACCAGCGTGATTCTTGCCCTGGCTCCCCTGTTAAAAGAGGGCCTGGTGGAAACCGGTACCATTATCATTGATTCCAAATCCGGCGTTTCCGGGGCCGGGCGGGGGTTGTCCCTGAACACCCATTATTGCGAGGTTAACGAGAGCATCAAGGCCTACGGGGTGGCCGTGCACCGCCACACCCCTGAGATCGAGCAGGAATTAAGCGCCCTGGCCGGCAAAAAGGTGCTGGTTTCCTTTACCCCCCACCTGACGCCCATGATCCGGGGTATTTTGAGCACCATCTACGCCCGGCTGACCCGGCTGAAGAGCACGGAGGAAATTTTGACCCTCTACCGGGAATTTTACCGGCAGGAGAAGTTTGTCCGGGTGTTGCCCGCCGGCATGCTGCCGGCGACCAAAATGGTGGCCGGCTCCAACCACTGTGACATAGGCCTGGTGGTAGACCGGCGTACCGGCAGGGTGGTAATCATTTCCGCCATCGATAACCTGATCAAAGGAGCCGCCGGCCAGGCGGTCCAGAATATGAATATAATGTTCGGGCTGGCGGAGGATACGGGGCTTTACGGTCCGGGGGTATATCCGTAG
- a CDS encoding thiamine pyrophosphate-dependent enzyme: protein MSYATGLKYLKDGVLPHMWCPGCGNGTVLGALLRAFEELKFKKEETVVVTGIGCWGKADDYVVTNALHTTHGRALAFATGIKAFNSKLNVVVLMGDGDSVTIGGNHFIHAARRNIDLTAIVVNNMNYGMTGGQVSGTTPSDKLTSTTVYGNPEREIDICTLAEVAGANYVARGTPYHGWELQKVITEALTKKGFSVVEVISPCPTHFGRNNKLKPALAMFRWLKEKAIPVEKYNPVTYPREEGYFPIGRLVDRDAPDFNSRYEEIRARAMRS from the coding sequence GTGTCTTACGCGACAGGCTTGAAGTATTTAAAGGATGGTGTGCTGCCGCACATGTGGTGTCCCGGCTGCGGCAACGGCACGGTTCTGGGGGCCTTGCTGCGGGCCTTTGAGGAGCTGAAGTTTAAAAAAGAGGAGACAGTGGTAGTAACCGGCATAGGCTGCTGGGGAAAGGCCGACGACTACGTGGTCACCAACGCCCTGCACACCACTCACGGTCGGGCCCTGGCCTTTGCCACGGGCATCAAGGCTTTCAACTCCAAGCTTAATGTGGTGGTCCTGATGGGTGATGGGGACAGCGTAACCATCGGCGGCAATCACTTTATCCACGCCGCCAGGCGGAATATAGACCTTACCGCCATAGTGGTGAACAATATGAACTACGGCATGACGGGCGGGCAGGTTTCCGGTACTACCCCTTCCGACAAGCTTACCAGTACCACCGTTTACGGGAACCCTGAAAGGGAAATCGACATTTGTACCCTGGCCGAGGTGGCTGGCGCCAATTACGTGGCCAGGGGAACCCCCTACCACGGGTGGGAACTACAGAAAGTGATCACGGAAGCACTGACCAAAAAGGGCTTCTCCGTCGTGGAAGTAATCAGCCCCTGCCCCACCCACTTTGGCCGCAACAACAAGCTAAAGCCGGCCCTGGCCATGTTCAGGTGGCTTAAAGAAAAGGCCATTCCTGTGGAAAAGTACAACCCGGTTACCTACCCCAGAGAGGAAGGCTATTTCCCCATCGGCAGGCTGGTGGACCGGGACGCCCCAGACTTCAACAGCAGGTACGAAGAAATCCGGGCCAGGGCCATGCGGTCTTAG
- a CDS encoding 2-oxoacid:acceptor oxidoreductase family protein, whose translation MMDKKDRYEVILAGSGGQGLIVAGIMLAEAAILEGRNVVQTQSYGIASRGGFSASEVIIDKDEIIFQQVQNPDVVLVLTEGAMEKYENLARSGVLIFYDTTLLKERNGDNFYGYPFTEIAEELGYMGTANMIALGVMSAVTRLVDLESLVKVVNRRFSGKTAEMNVKALYTGAGLFRK comes from the coding sequence ATGATGGACAAAAAAGACAGATATGAAGTGATCTTGGCTGGGTCAGGCGGCCAGGGGCTGATCGTTGCCGGCATTATGCTGGCGGAAGCTGCCATACTGGAAGGCAGAAACGTGGTTCAGACCCAGTCTTACGGCATAGCCAGCCGGGGCGGCTTCTCTGCTTCGGAGGTGATCATCGACAAGGACGAAATCATTTTCCAGCAGGTGCAAAATCCCGATGTGGTCCTTGTCCTCACCGAAGGGGCCATGGAAAAGTATGAAAACCTGGCCCGGTCCGGGGTGCTAATTTTTTACGATACCACGCTGCTGAAGGAGCGCAACGGGGATAACTTTTACGGCTACCCCTTTACTGAAATAGCTGAAGAACTGGGGTATATGGGTACGGCCAACATGATTGCCCTGGGCGTTATGAGCGCCGTTACCCGCCTAGTTGACCTGGAGAGCCTGGTTAAAGTGGTAAACAGAAGATTTTCAGGGAAAACCGCCGAGATGAACGTGAAGGCCCTGTACACTGGTGCGGGTTTGTTCAGAAAATAG
- a CDS encoding 2-oxoacid:acceptor oxidoreductase subunit alpha yields the protein MQQEARLIQGNQAIVEGAIYAGARFYAGYPITPSSEIAEECSRVMPKVGGVYIQMEDEIASIAAVVGASLAGAKAFTATSGPGFSLMQENLGLAVMGEVPCVIINVQRAGPSTGLATRPAQSDVMQIRWGRHGDQAIISLSPSSVKECFTLTVQAFNFAEKFRVPVILAADEIVGHMRENFIAPAPGELEVIDRKRPTGPPDQYKPFVADEDGVAPLAAYGDKYVFHVSSSMHGPDGYSNNSPANATWRVTQLHRKLELHRDEIVLTRSFYTDDDIEVLLVAFGATTRAARAAALEARKNGIKAVVLQLITLWPFPDKEVAALGQNSKMIIVPEMNYAGQVAGEVQKALGSNKDIRRVNKYNGQIITPHDILKVMK from the coding sequence TTGCAGCAGGAAGCAAGACTAATTCAGGGTAACCAGGCCATCGTCGAGGGGGCTATCTACGCCGGGGCCAGGTTTTATGCCGGTTACCCGATTACCCCTTCTTCGGAGATTGCCGAGGAATGCTCACGGGTCATGCCCAAGGTCGGTGGCGTGTACATTCAGATGGAAGATGAAATCGCCAGCATAGCCGCCGTGGTGGGGGCTTCTCTGGCAGGCGCCAAAGCCTTCACGGCCACCAGCGGACCGGGATTTTCGCTGATGCAGGAAAACCTGGGCCTGGCAGTAATGGGTGAAGTGCCCTGCGTGATTATAAACGTACAGCGGGCCGGCCCCAGCACCGGCCTTGCCACCAGGCCCGCCCAGTCGGACGTAATGCAGATCCGGTGGGGTCGGCACGGGGATCAGGCGATCATTTCTCTTTCGCCCTCATCGGTGAAAGAATGCTTCACCCTGACGGTTCAGGCCTTTAACTTTGCCGAAAAGTTCCGTGTTCCGGTGATCCTGGCCGCCGACGAGATAGTGGGCCACATGCGGGAGAACTTTATAGCTCCGGCCCCGGGCGAATTGGAAGTGATAGACAGGAAAAGGCCCACCGGCCCACCGGATCAGTACAAGCCCTTTGTAGCCGATGAAGACGGGGTAGCCCCCCTGGCTGCCTACGGAGATAAATACGTCTTCCACGTGTCCAGCTCAATGCACGGGCCGGACGGTTACAGCAACAACAGCCCGGCCAACGCCACGTGGCGGGTCACCCAACTGCACCGGAAGCTGGAACTTCACCGGGATGAAATTGTGTTGACCAGGAGCTTTTACACCGACGACGATATTGAGGTGTTGCTGGTAGCTTTCGGTGCTACCACCAGGGCGGCCCGGGCGGCGGCCCTGGAAGCTAGGAAAAACGGCATCAAGGCGGTGGTTCTGCAACTGATCACACTTTGGCCTTTTCCGGATAAGGAAGTGGCCGCCCTTGGACAAAACTCCAAAATGATTATAGTGCCCGAAATGAACTACGCCGGGCAGGTGGCCGGCGAGGTGCAGAAAGCTCTAGGCTCCAATAAGGACATAAGAAGGGTTAACAAGTACAACGGGCAGATCATCACTCCCCATGATATTCTGAAAGTAATGAAATAA
- a CDS encoding IclR family transcriptional regulator has product MLNESKKNRSEVPAVETAIKILEYLSRYKHRLSTLSEISRDLSINKSTCYRILKVLNEYRFVSYDEDSKHYSLGSYLIVLGARAAEFIDYLKTARPHLKWLAEQTGQTSVLVEPISGNRLMYVAKEEPNRPVRVTVSIGQYFPITSASFGKCFLAFLDEKEAEEIIRKVGIKQFTNRTITNIEQFMEHLKQIRAKGYAESYEEHTPGICGVSAPIFDLYGNVNMVIACIGLAAQMNPEVMPFYAEKVKEAARRITDAFSGKEPYAPAGQDALIREALS; this is encoded by the coding sequence ATGCTAAACGAAAGTAAAAAGAACAGGTCAGAGGTTCCGGCCGTAGAAACGGCCATTAAAATCCTGGAATACCTGAGCCGTTACAAACACCGTTTAAGTACATTATCCGAAATTTCAAGGGATCTATCAATTAACAAAAGCACCTGCTACCGCATTTTAAAAGTGCTCAATGAATACCGTTTTGTTTCCTATGATGAAGATTCAAAACATTATAGCCTTGGTTCGTATCTGATTGTCCTGGGAGCCAGGGCGGCGGAATTTATTGACTACCTTAAAACGGCCAGGCCACATCTGAAATGGTTGGCCGAACAAACCGGGCAAACGAGCGTTCTTGTAGAACCCATATCGGGCAACCGATTAATGTACGTGGCTAAGGAAGAACCCAACCGGCCGGTTCGCGTCACAGTGAGTATTGGGCAGTATTTCCCCATCACCAGCGCTTCCTTTGGCAAGTGCTTTTTAGCTTTTTTGGATGAAAAAGAAGCGGAGGAAATTATTAGAAAGGTGGGGATCAAGCAGTTTACAAACAGGACCATAACGAATATTGAACAATTCATGGAACATTTAAAGCAAATTCGTGCCAAGGGCTATGCGGAGAGTTATGAAGAGCATACACCGGGAATTTGCGGTGTAAGTGCCCCGATCTTCGACCTGTATGGCAATGTCAATATGGTCATTGCATGTATCGGACTGGCTGCGCAGATGAACCCGGAAGTAATGCCTTTTTATGCGGAAAAAGTAAAAGAGGCCGCCAGGAGAATAACTGACGCCTTTAGCGGAAAAGAACCATATGCACCGGCGGGCCAGGATGCCCTGATTAGGGAAGCCTTATCTTGA
- a CDS encoding FAD-dependent oxidoreductase: MKTKAPCREACPAGVDVPRYVRCIKEGKFDQALSVIRERIPFPAVCAYACVHPCESKCARQQYDEPVAIRMLKRAAVEKGGEAWKGKLGPIPPTGKKVAVVGAGPCGLTAAYYLAGKGHRVTVFEVMPSSGGMLRYGIPEYRLPKEVVDREINVIKDRGVEIKTGARVESAEKLLYEGYDAVLVAAGSWLGLGIELEGGSVGVMDGISFLRAVNTGNPPAVGEKVLVVGGGNTAIDAARSSVRLGAREVVVLYRRTRAEMPASPEEVAEAVEEGIKFEFLATPKAIEKNNVVCVRMALGEPDESGRPRPVPVEGSEFTISCNTMIAAVGQSADAFSLGLEGNADGTIKVDPDTLATSLKGVFAAGDAVTGPSSIIQAIAQGRRAASSIDKYLGGNGVIDEKLAEDTKVSLREDAPRGTARHIAPAITAEERKGGFKLVEQGYDDLTAVREAQRCLSCDLRHFNVEVNVNICKGCGYCKEVCTLGVFTISGFFNSSGYKPMVAAHTEKCMGCLRCLTVCPDFAITVREMSVLK, translated from the coding sequence GTGAAAACAAAAGCCCCCTGCAGGGAGGCCTGCCCGGCGGGAGTTGACGTACCGCGTTATGTCAGGTGCATCAAAGAGGGTAAATTCGACCAGGCATTGTCCGTAATCCGCGAAAGAATACCCTTTCCCGCAGTGTGCGCGTACGCCTGCGTCCATCCCTGCGAATCAAAATGCGCCCGCCAGCAGTACGACGAGCCCGTAGCCATTCGCATGTTGAAGCGGGCGGCGGTAGAAAAGGGCGGGGAAGCATGGAAGGGTAAATTAGGCCCGATCCCGCCCACTGGCAAAAAGGTGGCCGTGGTGGGAGCCGGCCCCTGCGGATTGACGGCGGCCTACTACTTGGCTGGAAAGGGACACCGGGTCACCGTTTTCGAAGTCATGCCTTCCTCTGGCGGCATGCTGCGCTACGGAATTCCCGAATACCGCTTGCCCAAGGAGGTGGTGGACAGGGAAATCAATGTTATAAAGGATCGCGGCGTGGAAATTAAAACCGGTGCCAGAGTGGAATCGGCCGAAAAACTATTGTATGAAGGATACGACGCCGTCCTTGTGGCCGCTGGGTCCTGGCTGGGATTGGGAATCGAACTTGAGGGCGGGTCGGTAGGGGTGATGGACGGCATATCCTTCCTGCGGGCCGTTAACACCGGAAATCCTCCGGCGGTGGGCGAAAAAGTGCTGGTGGTGGGAGGCGGCAATACCGCCATAGATGCCGCTAGGTCCTCGGTACGCCTGGGCGCTAGGGAAGTGGTGGTGCTGTACCGGCGCACCAGGGCTGAAATGCCGGCCAGCCCGGAAGAGGTGGCGGAAGCTGTCGAAGAAGGGATCAAGTTTGAATTTCTGGCAACTCCTAAAGCGATAGAGAAGAACAATGTTGTTTGCGTTAGAATGGCCCTGGGGGAGCCGGATGAAAGCGGCAGGCCCCGCCCGGTTCCGGTGGAGGGAAGCGAGTTCACCATCAGCTGCAACACCATGATCGCCGCCGTGGGGCAGTCCGCCGACGCATTTTCTCTGGGCCTGGAGGGCAATGCCGACGGCACCATTAAGGTGGACCCGGACACTCTAGCTACCTCCCTTAAAGGCGTATTTGCCGCCGGTGACGCGGTTACCGGACCGTCCTCCATCATCCAGGCCATTGCCCAGGGCCGTCGTGCGGCTTCCTCCATTGACAAATACCTAGGCGGTAACGGCGTAATAGACGAAAAACTAGCCGAAGATACCAAAGTCAGCCTGCGGGAAGATGCCCCCAGAGGAACCGCCCGCCACATTGCTCCTGCAATAACCGCCGAAGAACGCAAGGGCGGCTTCAAGCTGGTGGAACAGGGTTACGACGACCTCACCGCCGTCCGGGAAGCGCAACGCTGCCTGTCGTGCGACTTGCGCCACTTTAATGTGGAAGTAAATGTCAACATCTGCAAGGGGTGCGGTTACTGCAAGGAAGTTTGCACCCTGGGCGTCTTCACTATATCAGGTTTTTTCAATTCCTCCGGTTACAAGCCCATGGTGGCGGCCCACACCGAAAAATGCATGGGCTGCCTGAGATGCCTCACGGTCTGCCCGGACTTTGCCATAACTGTTCGGGAAATGTCTGTCCTTAAATAA
- a CDS encoding hydroxyacid dehydrogenase produces MNFKVLLTESISPVGIDLLQKKARVVIAPSPSEDDLLPLIGDADALLIRSSRITARLMEAGKRLKVIGRHGIGLDNIDLQSATRLGIAVVHTPGANTNAVAEHTLWAMLHCARNFNKAEKAFRQGEFCAAGSLPGLVQKLGYTTLELKGKVLGLVGLGRIACRVAEIAGKCLYMRVKAYDPLVSESVFKSAGVERCQSLDDVLRDSDFISLHVPYTKDTHHLVGERELFLVKPTAYLINTSRGGIVDEEALYRALKEGRLAGAALDVFEREPPGKDMPLFELDNVLLTPHMAAMSDLALINMATDVSQGILDVLEGRRPQYLANPEVWESHLL; encoded by the coding sequence TTGAATTTTAAGGTTTTACTTACAGAATCCATATCTCCGGTAGGGATTGATCTGCTGCAAAAAAAGGCTCGGGTCGTCATAGCTCCAAGCCCGTCGGAAGACGACTTGTTGCCGCTTATCGGGGACGCCGATGCCCTGCTGATCAGGAGTTCCAGAATTACGGCCCGTTTGATGGAGGCCGGCAAAAGGCTCAAGGTTATTGGCCGCCACGGCATCGGTCTGGACAATATCGATCTACAGTCGGCCACGCGCCTGGGCATAGCGGTGGTGCACACCCCCGGGGCTAACACCAACGCCGTGGCGGAACATACCCTCTGGGCAATGCTGCACTGCGCCCGTAATTTTAACAAGGCAGAAAAAGCCTTCAGGCAGGGTGAATTTTGTGCCGCCGGGTCGCTGCCCGGCCTAGTTCAGAAACTGGGCTACACAACCCTGGAATTGAAGGGTAAGGTGCTGGGTCTGGTGGGCCTGGGCAGGATAGCCTGCCGGGTGGCCGAGATTGCCGGAAAATGTCTTTATATGAGGGTCAAAGCCTATGATCCTCTGGTTTCTGAATCGGTCTTTAAATCCGCCGGGGTCGAGCGCTGCCAGAGCTTGGACGATGTTTTGCGCGATTCCGATTTTATATCCCTTCACGTGCCCTATACAAAGGATACCCATCACCTGGTCGGGGAAAGGGAGTTATTCCTGGTAAAGCCCACGGCATATTTAATCAACACCTCTAGGGGCGGTATTGTAGACGAGGAAGCGCTTTACAGGGCTTTAAAGGAAGGCAGGCTGGCTGGAGCGGCACTAGATGTTTTTGAAAGAGAGCCCCCTGGAAAGGACATGCCCCTGTTCGAACTGGATAACGTCCTGTTAACGCCACACATGGCCGCCATGTCCGACCTGGCACTGATCAACATGGCTACTGATGTGTCACAGGGCATTTTGGACGTTCTGGAGGGCCGCCGGCCGCAGTACCTGGCTAACCCGGAAGTATGGGAAAGTCACCTCTTGTAA
- a CDS encoding MFS transporter: protein MSVSKMEATRSAVPAGKAAKQGGPIAGVLLLLSWGHLVTDMAQGALPALLPVLKQAFTLTYAQTSLLVLVSNVASSVIQPVFGYFADRRPARWLLPLGCLVAGMGLAATGRLPWFSLLLLAVAVSSLGVAAYHPEGSRAANLASGVRKGSGMAVFSVGGNLGFGLGSLFMAWLLTLGGPKATVYFVLPGLVTAGLLVFCWPRLNSLQEERIGQALRGPADGKERSGTPLSGKNRTSTQTAGVELNKGTLVAFTLLLIYIIFRSWLHAGLSTYVPLYYTDYLHGDAHLAGYFVSVFLLAGAFGTLLGGPLTDVLGAPRVMAGSMALLIPLIYLFLHAGGGLTALVLLALIGAALISTFSTTIVLGQQLMPHRKGLASGFTIGFGVGMGGVGVTLLGMLADHLGVPAVFQALNLLAVAGLVLALFLIRRFPWAAETRE, encoded by the coding sequence TTGTCCGTATCAAAAATGGAAGCAACAAGAAGCGCAGTGCCGGCGGGAAAGGCGGCAAAACAGGGGGGGCCGATTGCGGGTGTGCTCTTGCTCTTATCCTGGGGCCACCTGGTCACCGACATGGCCCAGGGTGCCTTACCCGCTTTGCTGCCGGTATTAAAGCAGGCCTTTACTCTTACCTATGCCCAGACCAGTCTTTTAGTGCTTGTGTCCAACGTGGCTTCATCGGTTATCCAGCCTGTTTTCGGCTATTTTGCCGACCGGCGTCCGGCCCGCTGGCTTTTGCCGCTGGGTTGCCTGGTGGCCGGCATGGGCCTGGCCGCTACCGGCCGTTTACCCTGGTTTTCCCTTCTCCTGCTGGCGGTGGCCGTCTCCAGCCTGGGTGTGGCGGCCTACCACCCGGAAGGTTCCCGCGCGGCCAACCTGGCCAGCGGTGTGCGCAAGGGAAGCGGCATGGCCGTATTTTCCGTGGGCGGAAACCTGGGTTTTGGCCTGGGCTCCCTGTTCATGGCCTGGCTCTTGACCCTGGGCGGGCCGAAGGCCACGGTTTATTTCGTTTTGCCCGGCCTGGTTACCGCCGGCCTGCTGGTGTTTTGCTGGCCGCGCCTTAATTCCCTGCAGGAAGAAAGGATAGGGCAGGCTTTAAGAGGCCCTGCAGATGGAAAAGAAAGAAGCGGGACACCCCTTTCAGGGAAGAACCGGACTTCTACGCAAACTGCCGGTGTGGAATTGAACAAGGGAACCCTGGTTGCCTTTACCCTGCTCCTCATTTATATCATTTTCCGTTCCTGGCTGCACGCGGGGCTTTCTACCTACGTGCCCCTTTATTACACCGACTATTTGCACGGCGATGCCCACCTGGCCGGGTATTTTGTTTCCGTCTTCCTGCTGGCCGGGGCCTTCGGCACCCTGTTGGGCGGTCCTTTAACCGACGTCCTGGGAGCCCCCCGGGTGATGGCCGGTTCCATGGCCCTGCTCATCCCCCTGATCTATTTATTCCTCCATGCCGGTGGCGGTTTGACCGCCCTGGTGCTGCTGGCCCTGATAGGGGCGGCGCTGATCAGTACCTTTTCCACCACCATCGTCCTTGGGCAGCAGCTTATGCCCCACCGCAAGGGGCTGGCCAGCGGCTTTACCATTGGCTTTGGTGTGGGTATGGGCGGCGTGGGAGTAACCCTGCTGGGGATGCTGGCCGACCACCTGGGCGTACCGGCGGTATTTCAGGCTCTCAACCTCCTGGCGGTAGCAGGGCTCGTGCTGGCTTTGTTCCTCATCCGGCGCTTCCCGTGGGCCGCTGAAACCAGGGAGTAG
- a CDS encoding electron transfer flavoprotein subunit alpha/FixB family protein, whose amino-acid sequence MGKGIWVYAEHKNGKVKKVTYEMLGAARQLADQLAEEVAAVIIGKGVGELASALGEYGADKVYVVEHDALAEYTTDGYARALARLALEHQPTAIFLGCTVQGRDLAAQVAQRLQTGLCTDCTKVELQDGQITLTRPIYAGKAFVQAISPEARPVMATIRPNVLPVPQPQAGRAAEVVQVDVEPGDIRQIIKEVVRQVSTRPELTEADIIVSGGRGMKSAENFKILEELADVLGAAVGASRAAVDAGYAPHSMQVGQTGKTVSPQLYIACGISGAIQHLAGMGSSKVIVAINKDPEANIFKVADYG is encoded by the coding sequence ATGGGGAAAGGAATCTGGGTCTACGCCGAACACAAAAACGGCAAGGTTAAAAAAGTCACCTATGAAATGCTGGGTGCCGCCCGCCAGCTGGCTGACCAGCTGGCTGAAGAAGTTGCGGCTGTAATCATCGGCAAAGGTGTGGGCGAACTCGCGTCCGCCCTGGGGGAATACGGTGCCGACAAGGTTTACGTGGTGGAACATGACGCCCTGGCCGAATACACCACCGACGGATACGCCAGGGCCCTGGCCCGGCTGGCCCTGGAACACCAGCCCACAGCCATCTTCCTGGGCTGCACCGTGCAGGGGCGGGACCTGGCCGCCCAGGTAGCCCAGCGGCTGCAGACGGGGCTGTGCACCGACTGCACGAAGGTGGAACTGCAGGACGGCCAGATAACTCTGACGCGGCCCATTTACGCGGGCAAGGCCTTTGTCCAGGCGATCTCTCCGGAAGCCCGGCCGGTGATGGCCACCATCAGGCCCAACGTACTGCCGGTGCCCCAACCCCAGGCGGGACGCGCGGCGGAAGTGGTACAGGTAGACGTGGAGCCGGGGGATATCCGCCAGATCATTAAAGAAGTAGTACGCCAGGTATCTACCCGTCCCGAACTCACCGAAGCGGACATTATTGTCTCCGGGGGCCGGGGGATGAAATCGGCGGAGAACTTCAAGATACTGGAAGAGCTGGCGGACGTGCTTGGGGCGGCGGTGGGAGCCTCCCGGGCGGCGGTGGATGCGGGTTATGCCCCTCACAGCATGCAGGTGGGTCAGACTGGTAAGACCGTATCCCCGCAGCTGTACATTGCCTGCGGCATCTCGGGAGCCATCCAGCACCTGGCGGGGATGGGCTCATCCAAGGTGATTGTGGCTATAAACAAGGACCCGGAAGCCAATATCTTCAAGGTGGCCGATTACGGGAT